gaccaagggttgaacccagaccccctgcagtggaagcatggagtcctaaccactggaccgccagggagtcCCGGCCCAGTGCACTCTGGAGAGGGACCCTTCACCTGCAGCTGGTGCTATACCTCTCATGCTTTTTGCTGACTCACACAGGCAAGGAGTCTTACTACTGTCCCCACAGTGGAAGGTGCCGCAGCCAGAGGCCACTAGTAGACCCACCAGCCTGGTGCCATGGCCCTCAGAGTCCCATCTAGGGGAGCAGACTCTGCCCTAGGCTCTTCTCCAGGAGGGTCCAGACCCCCCTGCAAGTTTCCAGCACTACCCAGGGCTCTCTTCCAGGTCTGTGTGTGAGGGGGATGGGCACTGACAGGTGATAAAAAGCCTTCAGTCTTAATGGAaattttctattgtcttttttgtCTTTCAGGAGGCCTGAGAGGCAAGGAGGACAAGGGCCCCTAGTCAACTCTGTGCCCTTAGTCGTTGTCCTCTACTGGCCACCCTCCAACAAGCCTCTCTCTTTGGCCAGGCTGACCCCTCCCAAGTTTATgtcttcctcttcccttcttctgttgagactttttttttttttggctgtgctaaatcttagttgcagcacgaaggatcttcagtcttcatggtagcacgtgggatctttagtttcagcatgcaaactagttgcagcctgtgggatctagttccctgatcagggatcgaacccggtccccctgcactggcagtgcagaatcttaaccactgggtcaccagggaagttcagagaTTGGTTCTTTACTTGCCCAGCTGCCCTGGGGAGAAGCAGCCACCAGATACAAGGAGTCTGCGAAGGTCTCAGGGAGGCctttggaaggaaggaggcaAACAGACCAAAGCTCCAGAGTAAGCCCCCAACCAGCAAATGTGAAGCGCATGTCCATGAAGTGTGTGAAATGCAGTGATTGATTTATCTGGCCAAAGGAAAAATATCAaggcttcttcagttcagttcagtcactcagtcatgtccgactctttgcgaccccatgaatcgcagcacgctaggcctccctgtccatcgccaactcccagagttcactcaaactcacatccatcgagtcagtgatgtcatccagccatctcatcctctgttgtccccttctcctcctgcccccaatctctcccagcatcagggtcttttccaatgagtcaactcttcgcatgaggtggccaaagtactggagtttcagctttagcatcattccttccaaagaacacccaggactgatctcctttagaatggactggttggatcttcttgcagtccaagggacactcaagagtcttctccaacaccacagttcaaaagcatcaattcttcggtgctcagctttcttcacagtccaactctcacatccatacatgaccactggaaaaaccatagccttgactagacagacctttgttggcaaagtaatgtctctgctttttagtatggtgtctaggttggtcataactttccttccaaggagtaaacgtcttttaacttcatggctgcaatcaccatctgcagtgattttggagcccaaaaaaataaagtctgacactgtctccactgtttccccatctatttcccatgaagtgatgggaccagatgccatgatcttagttttctgaatattgagctttaagccaactttttcactctcctctttcactttcatcaagaagctttttagttcctcttcactttctgccataagggtggtgtcatctgcatatctgaggttattgatatttctccaggcaatcttgattccagcttgtgcttcttccagcccagcgtttctcaaggcTTCTTAGGGCAGGGTATATTTATGAAGGCTTGTGGAAAGCACTGAGTAGGCAGTCAATAAATGTgtccagtgagagagagagcttgGAGGTAAAAATGATGAAGAGAGTTGGTGCCATTTGCTAAGACAACACCCCAGGGGCAGCAGGCAAAGGGAAATAAAGGATGAGTTCAGCTTGAGCTTGGAAAATCCGAGGTGTTCATGGGCCATCCATGCCAGGGCACGGTGGCAAGTGTCTCTGGGATCAGGAATTCAAGGAACTTGCCTTGAGccagcggagaaggcgatggcaccccactcctggcaaatcccaaggacggaggagcctggtaggctgcagtccatggggtcactaagagtcggacacgactgagctacttcgctttcacttttcactttcatgcattggagaaggaaatggcaacccaccccagtgttcttgcctggagaatcccagggacgggggagcctggtgggctgccgtctatggggtcacacagagtcggacacgactgaagcgactttgcagcagcagcctTGAGCTAGAGCTAAATGGATGTTCGGGAGGCGTCCTGAAGGGTACGCGGGGAGGGGGTAAGCTTACAGAAAGAGAGTCCTTCCGACCTTTCTCAGACCTCATCCTACCCTCCTCCGGCTGCCCCCACGATCTCCTGAAACTGAAGTTCCCAGAATTTCAATAGCTCGATCAAGTTTCTTTTATCCGCTCCATTCTTTTACCCTCAACACTGGGGGAAGAGTGCGGTCACCTAGCGATGGGCCAGCCACGAAACCTAACGTTTGAAATCACCGCGCGGAGCGGGCCGGGGTCGGGGCTGGAGGTCGCTGCTCCAAGTCTGGGCCGGGCCGCGGCGATTCCTTCAGCGCGGCGGGCGCGGGGACCCGGCGGGGAAGCCCGGGCTCTGCGCCTCCGAGGCCCGGCGCCGCTCTCTGGAGAACGCCGGCCCCCAACCCCCCCGTGCCCGGGCCGGTGGCGGCGTCTTCCCGGGCGCCTGTAGCCGCCGCGGCCATGTTGGCTGAGGGCTCGAAGACAAAGCCACCTGGAGACAGCCGAGTGGCGTCATCCGGGCACGATGGCGCGGGAGCGAAATACGTGGGGCCGCGTGGCCGCCATCTCTTAGGAGAGCACCTTCAGCCACCTGCCCTCAGTGTTCAGCCACCCCCGTGGACCCTCGAGGGGCCGTTCCTACTCTCCCGGCCTCCCCGACTCTTGAGCCCGGTGGGGGAGCGTTCTGGATCTCGGAGGCTCCGTGGACCCCGGCGGGTAGGGGTGGCGCGGGTCGGCCGCCCGGATGGCATTTACGATGGCGCCGCCCCCGGCCCTGCTCCCCGCGCGGGAACCTAACGGGGTCAGGCCCCAGGGGGAGACATCCGAGCCCGTGAGCTTCGCGGACGTGGCCGTGTACTTCTCCCCGGAGGAGTGGGGGTATCTGCGGCCTGCGCAAAGGGCCCTGTACCGGGACGTGATGCGGGAGACCTATGGCCACCTGGGCGCGCTCGGTGAGGCCCCACCTGCTCGCCTGTGCTCACACCCGCGTCCACCCCGCCCAGCCTCTGGATCCTGCACGTGGAGTGGGAGGCCGCAGGAAGTCGGGACCCTGGGCGGCGGCCTCCCCCGCAGCGTGGGCTTTGCgttctctcccccttccctccaggCTTCCGAGGCACCAAGCCAGCCCTCATCTCCTGGGTGGAGGAAGAGGCACAACTGTGGGGTCCAGATGCCGGGCCTCCTGAGATGGGAGAGTGTGTTACAGAAGCAGACACAGGTGAAGTAGTGGGGACTTCCTCTGGGTCCTACCCGTCATGTTACCCTCTGCCAACTCCTTACGTGCTCATCAGTTTCCTGCCTGAATTGCTTTCCCAGCTAAGGTTATTATTACGCCTGATCCCTGCCTAGCTTCTGGATTCAGCCTAGAAAGGGCCCGAGAGTGTGACCCAGGCATCCCTGCCTCTCTACTCCCCAGCTCCTCCGAACCTGAGCCCCTGACCTCTAGCTGGTCTCTAAGTTCCTCTGAGCGCCATATCACCCCACCTGTTTGCCTGTTCTCTagctcctccaccacctcctgtgttcactttgtttttgttatatttttgttgCAGCCTCCTTTCTCTTGGCTGGTACTGTTTTGTTCCTCTGGTTCATCCTGTCCTCCTGCTGCACTTGTGCCCAGCCCCTTTGAACTTGGCAATGCCCACCCCCTTCATGCCTCTCTTTGTGCTGTTCCTGCTGCTAGCTGCATACTTAACATCCAGTCATGCTCTGTGATCTAGCTCAATTGTCATCCCCCCCGACCCCCATTTCCCCAGCTCCCAGAATGTACCCTGCCcctgtccttccttctctttttgtctctacagtttttctttctgtcccatGCGACTGAGGGTAAAGTGTAACTTCTAACTTCCCTGCCCTTACTGAGCTGAGTCCCAGAGGCAGCTGTATCTAAGAGGCTTCTCTGACCCCATAGTGGGTGTGGGCATCAAGGACCAGGATAAGCTGAGGTCTGAGCTCTCCCCTTGTCTCCCAGCAGGTTCCGGAAACCAGGCAGAAAAAGGacaaagaggagggagggaggcactgGGGAAGATTCCTTCTGTGGATGCTCAGCTTCCCGGGCTGACGGCTTTCAAACCCCTCTCTGCTGACTTTCCTTATGGTTGGCAGCAGCCACCGAAGGTACCTCGCCGGGGTCGCCCGCCACTCTCTGCCCACCCCCCTGTCCCCAGAGCCGACCGGCGGCATGGCTGCTACGTGTGCGGGAAGAGTTTCGCCTGGCGCTCCACCCTGGTGGAGCATCTCTACACccacacgggcgagaagccctTCGGCTGCCCGGACTGTGGCAAGGGCTTCAGCCAGGCGTCCTCTCTGAGCAAGCACCGGGCCATCCACCGTGGGGAACGGCCCCACCGCTGTCCGGACTGCGGCCGGGCCTTCACCCAGCGCTCGGCGCTCACCACCCACCTCCGGGTccacacgggcgagaagccctaCCGCTGCGCCGACTGCGGCCGCTGCTTCAGCCAGAGCTCCGCCCTCTACCAGCACCAGCGGGTCCACAGCGGGGAGacccccttcccctgcccagaCTGTGGCCGCGCCTTCGCCCATGCCTCAGACCTCCGGCGCCACGTGCGCACccacacgggcgagaagccctaCCCGTGCCCAGACTGCGGGCGCTGCTTCCGGCAGAGCTCGGAGATGGCCGCCCACCGGCGCACCCACAGCGGCGAGCGCCCCTACGCCTGTCCTCAGTGTGGCAGGTGCTTTGGCCAGAAGTCAGCCATGGCCAAGCACCAGTGGGTCCATCGTCCAGGGGCGGGGGTGCGCAGGGGCGGGGGTGCCGGTGGGCTGCCTGtgcccctggcctctgccccaggGGACCTGGACCCCCCCGTGGGCTTCCAGCATTACCCAGAGATATTCCAGGAGTGTGGGTGATGGCTTCGTGGGTGACAAGGCCAAGGGTGAAGATGTAGACATTGTCTGAGGCCCAAGATGGCCTCAGGGGCCTCAAACTCGGGCAACTCCGGGGAGGTCACAAAATTCCCAGAGGGGCtggacctgggggtgggggtgaggaccATTTTATCTTAGGCCTTCATCAGTTTCATCTGCTGAGACCTTGTCCCCTATGGTTCCAGACTCTAGAGCCCC
This genomic interval from Bos mutus isolate GX-2022 chromosome 25, NWIPB_WYAK_1.1, whole genome shotgun sequence contains the following:
- the LOC102265004 gene encoding zinc finger protein 764 isoform X1, with the protein product MAFTMAPPPALLPAREPNGVRPQGETSEPVSFADVAVYFSPEEWGYLRPAQRALYRDVMRETYGHLGALGFRGTKPALISWVEEEAQLWGPDAGPPEMGECVTEADTAGSGNQAEKGQRGGREALGKIPSVDAQLPGLTAFKPLSADFPYGWQQPPKVPRRGRPPLSAHPPVPRADRRHGCYVCGKSFAWRSTLVEHLYTHTGEKPFGCPDCGKGFSQASSLSKHRAIHRGERPHRCPDCGRAFTQRSALTTHLRVHTGEKPYRCADCGRCFSQSSALYQHQRVHSGETPFPCPDCGRAFAHASDLRRHVRTHTGEKPYPCPDCGRCFRQSSEMAAHRRTHSGERPYACPQCGRCFGQKSAMAKHQWVHRPGAGVRRGGGAGGLPVPLASAPGDLDPPVGFQHYPEIFQECG
- the LOC102265004 gene encoding zinc finger protein 764 isoform X3: MKSRSDVPVPAGREKRLLSFRGTKPALISWVEEEAQLWGPDAGPPEMGECVTEADTAGSGNQAEKGQRGGREALGKIPSVDAQLPGLTAFKPLSADFPYGWQQPPKVPRRGRPPLSAHPPVPRADRRHGCYVCGKSFAWRSTLVEHLYTHTGEKPFGCPDCGKGFSQASSLSKHRAIHRGERPHRCPDCGRAFTQRSALTTHLRVHTGEKPYRCADCGRCFSQSSALYQHQRVHSGETPFPCPDCGRAFAHASDLRRHVRTHTGEKPYPCPDCGRCFRQSSEMAAHRRTHSGERPYACPQCGRCFGQKSAMAKHQWVHRPGAGVRRGGGAGGLPVPLASAPGDLDPPVGFQHYPEIFQECG
- the LOC102265004 gene encoding zinc finger protein 764 isoform X2, whose protein sequence is MAFTMAPPPALLPAREPNGVRPQGETSEPVSFADVAVYFSPEEWGYLRPAQRALYRDVMRETYGHLGALGFRGTKPALISWVEEEAQLWGPDAGPPEMGECVTEADTGSGNQAEKGQRGGREALGKIPSVDAQLPGLTAFKPLSADFPYGWQQPPKVPRRGRPPLSAHPPVPRADRRHGCYVCGKSFAWRSTLVEHLYTHTGEKPFGCPDCGKGFSQASSLSKHRAIHRGERPHRCPDCGRAFTQRSALTTHLRVHTGEKPYRCADCGRCFSQSSALYQHQRVHSGETPFPCPDCGRAFAHASDLRRHVRTHTGEKPYPCPDCGRCFRQSSEMAAHRRTHSGERPYACPQCGRCFGQKSAMAKHQWVHRPGAGVRRGGGAGGLPVPLASAPGDLDPPVGFQHYPEIFQECG
- the LOC102265004 gene encoding zinc finger protein 764 isoform X4; its protein translation is MKSRSDVPVPAGREKRLLSFRGTKPALISWVEEEAQLWGPDAGPPEMGECVTEADTGSGNQAEKGQRGGREALGKIPSVDAQLPGLTAFKPLSADFPYGWQQPPKVPRRGRPPLSAHPPVPRADRRHGCYVCGKSFAWRSTLVEHLYTHTGEKPFGCPDCGKGFSQASSLSKHRAIHRGERPHRCPDCGRAFTQRSALTTHLRVHTGEKPYRCADCGRCFSQSSALYQHQRVHSGETPFPCPDCGRAFAHASDLRRHVRTHTGEKPYPCPDCGRCFRQSSEMAAHRRTHSGERPYACPQCGRCFGQKSAMAKHQWVHRPGAGVRRGGGAGGLPVPLASAPGDLDPPVGFQHYPEIFQECG